The DNA sequence CGATTCGAAGGACAAGGATACGCTGGCCTTCCTGAAGTGCCTGCAGTCCGCCAAGGCTGGCGCGCTCTTTAGGGAACAGGGTTTTACCGTGCTCACGCCCAGCAACTGAGTCGGCGAGCAACTGAGTTCGAAAAGGCCCGATACCGCACTATGAGCTGGCTGCTGGACCTCACTCCCGACGAATGGAATGCGGTCCGGCTGTCCATCAAGGTGGCGACGGTGGCGATGCTCGCCAGCCTGCCGCCGGGCATAGCGATCGCGCTGCTGCTTGCCCGGGGGCAATTCTGGGGCAAGACGCTGCTCAACGGGGTGGTGCACCTGCCGCTGATCCTGCCGCCCGTGGTGACCGGTTATCTCTTGCTTTTGACGTTCGGCAAACGCGGCCCGGCCGGGGCCTTCCTCGCCGAACATTTCGGCATCGTCTTCTCGTTTCGCTGGACGGGTGCCGCCCTTGCCTGCGGTGTCATGGGCTTTCCCCTGATGGTGCGGGCGATCCGGCTGTCGATCGAGGCGGTGGATCGCAAGATGGAGGCGGCGGCGGGAACGCTCGGCGCCAACCCGCTGTGGGTGTTCGGCACCATCACGGTGCCGCTGATCCTGCCCGGGCTGATCGCCGGCGCCATCCTGTCCTTCGCCAAGGCGATGGGCGAGTTCGGCGCGACGATCACTTTCGTCTCCAACATTCCTGGCGAGACGCAGACGCTGCCGTCGGCGATCTACACTTTTACCCAGGTGCCGGGCGGCGACGAAGGGGCGCTGCGACTGACGCTGATTTCGATCGTCATCTCGATGGCGGCATTGGTCGCATCGGAAGTGCTGGCGCGGCGGGTCGGGCGGCGGATGGACATCGAATGAGCGTCCTTGTCGACATTGGCCACCGGCTTGGCGATTTCGCCATCGATGCCCGCTTCGAGAGCGCCGGACGGCTGACGGCGCTGTTCGGGCCGTCCGGTTCCGGCAAGACGACGCTGATCAACATGATTGCAGGGCTGATCCGGCCGGACAAGGGGCGCATCGAGGTCGACGGCCGCGTGCTGGCCGACACTGGTGCCGGCATTTTCGTGCCAAGGCACAAACGCCGCATCGGCATGGTGTTCCAGGATGCGCGCCTGTTTCCGCATATGAGCGTGATGAGCAATCTGCGCTACGGCCGCTGGTTCACGCCGGCGGCGGAACGCTATGCGGACATGGACGCCGTTGTAGAATTGCTGGGCATCGGCCCGCTGCTTGGGCGACGACCGGCAAAACTCTCGGGCGGCGAGAAGCAGCGCGTGGCGATCGGCAGGGCGCTGCTGGCCAGCCCCAGACTGCTGCTCATGGACGAGCCGCTGGCCTCGCTCGACGAAGCGCGCAAGGCCGAGATCCTGCCCTATATCGAGCGGCTGCGCGACGAAACGAAGATCCCGATCGTCTATGTCAGCCATTCGGTCGCCGAGGTGGCGCGGCTGGCGAGCGACGTCGTGATGCTGGCGCGGGGCAAGGTCACGGCTAGTGGCCCGACCGACGCTGTCATGCAAAGGCTCGACCTGTTGCCGGTGGAAGAGCGCGGCGAGGGCGGCGCCGTGCTGGACACGAAGGTGCTGCGTCACGAGGAGGCTTTTGGGATGACCGTGCTCGGCTCGGCCGCCGGCGAGATCCGCGTGCCGCGTCTTGGGATGAAGGCCGGGGCTCCCGTGCGTATCCGCATTCGCGCTCGCGACGTGATGATCGCCGCGGAGAAACCGACGGGCCTCAGTGCCCTCAACATCCTGCCCGGCACGATCGTCGCGATCAGTCCCGGCGAGGGGCCGACGGTCGAAATCGGCATCGACTGCAATGGGGCAACGGTGCTCGCCCGCATCACGGAACAGTCGCGGCAGGCGCTGAAGCTGCGGCTCGGCGGCAAGGTTTTCGCGGTGGTCAAGACCGTGAGCTTCGATCGGGGAAATACCGGCGCCGGTCTGCCGCTCGACGTCGATGGCTGACAGCGGCGGTGATCGGCGCTATATTGTTTTGGAATAACGGTCGCCGAAGCTGAAGCGGTCGCGGAGGAGCAACAATGCCGTCGCTGAGCTTGCGGATAAATCTCGATCCGGACGGACGGATCGGTCCTGGCAAGATTGAGCTTCTGGAGCACATCGCCACCTTCGGTTCGATCTCGGCCGCCGCGCGCGGCATGGAGATGTCCTACAAGCACGCATGGGACCTGGTCGAGGACATGAACCGGGTGTTCGGCAAGCCGCTGGTGGCGGCGCAGACCGGCGGCCGCAAGGGCGGCGGCGCGCAACTGACGACCGTCGGCCTGGCCGTGGTCAGCCGTTTTCGCGCCATCGAGCGCGCGGCGAGTGCGGCCGCGGCAACGCATATGGACGCGTTGCAGTCGGAGATTGAGGCGGGATAGGGGAGTAGTGAGTAGTGAGTAGTGAGTAGTGAGTAGTGAGTAGTGAGTAGTGAGTAGTGAGTAGTGAGTAGTGTAGTGAGTGCAGCCTAGTCCCTACTGACTACTGACTACTCACTATTCCACTACTCCGGCTTTCGCAGCAAATACGTATCCATGATCCAGCCTTTCTTCCGGCGAGCTTCGTCGCGGCGCCTTTCGATCTCGGCGCCGACATCGCCAAGGCGGCCGGAGATGATGATCTCGTCGGGCGTGCCGAGATAGGCGCCCCATTGGATGAAAAGGTCCCGGTCTGCCAGCGTGTTGAAGGCGCATTTGCCGTCGAGCATGACGACGGCGCTGCCGGCATTGTCCGGCATGCCTTCCTCGGTCAGGCGGCGGCCGGTGGTGATCAGCACGGGATCGCCGATGCGGTTCAGCGCCGTTTTGTGGCTGGCTGCCAGCGCCTGGACGGCCGTTATGCCGGGAATGACTTCTAGGTCGAATGCAACATTGCCCCTCGAGCGCACGCGCTCGAGGATGCGCAGAGCGCTGTCGTAGAGCGAAGGATCGCCCCAGATCAGGAAGGCGCCGCAGCCACCCCCGGAGATCTCGTCGCGGATCAGTCCCTCGTAGATGGCGGCGATGGCTTCATGCCAGTCGTCGACGGTCGAGCGATAGGAAGAGGTTGGTTCGGCGCGCACCGGCACGTCGAACTCGACCCGGCGTGAGGCCGGGTTGGTGACGAAGCGGTCGCAGATGCCGCGCCGCAGGTTGGCAAGATCGGTCTTGTCGGTGCCCTTGTCGGGAATAAACAGGACGTCCGCCCTGTTCAGCCCTGCTATGGCCTGGACAGTCATGTGGTCGGGATTGCCGGCGCCGATGCCGATGACGAGAAGCTTGCGCATGGCGCGAACTCCTGCCTCATCGGAACCTGTTAGTCCAGACCGCGTGCGTGTCCAGACCGCCTGCGTGTCCAGACCGCGTGCGTGTCCAGACCGGTCACGCACGCCCAGCAAGCGGAAGGGCTTTGAAACGCCGCATCGAAACGGCTAGGGTCATTCAGGCATTCCAGCCGAGGGGGCTTCGATGTTGCGATCTGTTCTGGCTTTAGCGTTGGCGCTTTCGGCCGCGCCCGCAATGGCCAATGATTCGGTTGCCGAGCTTGGCACCGGCGGCCTGATCCTGTCGCGCAGCGATGCCGTGGCGATGCAAAGCGAGGATCTTTTCATCTCGCCCGAAAAGGTGACGGTGGACTACGTCTTCCACAACAACACCGACAAGGATGTCGAGGCGATCGTCGCCTTCCCGATGCCCGACATTTCGGGCGATCCCGAAGAGATGCCGGCGATCCCGGAAAACCAGAGCGATAATTTCCTCGGCTTCGAGGTGACGATCGACGGCGTCGCGGCCAAGCCCCAACTCGAGCAGAAGGTGCTCGCGCTCGGCATCGACATCGGCGCCGACCTCAAGGCGCAAAACGTGCCCTTCAACCCGTTCGGCGACGCGGCCAAGGCGGCGCTGGCGAAGCTGCCGCAGGGGGTGGCTGACGACTGGGTCAACCGCGGCATCATCATCGGGGATTCCACAGCCGACAGTGGCCAAAAACCGGTCTATTCGCCGTTCTGGCAATTGCGCTCGACCTATTGGTGGCGCGCGGCCTTTCCGGCCAACAAGGACGTTCACGTCTCGCACCGCTACAAGCCCAGCGTGGGCGGCACATCCTCGGTCAGTTTCTTCAATGAAGGCCAGTTCCAGAACTCATACGCGGCCTACAAGAGCCGCTACTGCATGGACGACACATTCGAGAATGCGGTGCGCAAGGCGGCGAAGGACAATCCGGACGGCTATCCCAAATTCTACGAAAGCCGCATCGCCTATATTCTGACCACCGGCGGCAACTGGGCGGCGGGCACCATCGGCAAGTTCAAGCTGACCATTGACAAGGGCAACCCGAAAGCCCTGGTCTCGTTCTGCGGCGACAACGTCAAAAAGGTCGGGCCGACGCGTTTCGAGATGAAGGCGAACGATTTCTATCCCGAGCACGACATCGACATCCTCCTGCTTGTCCCGTCGGACAGCAATGGCGGGGATGCAAACTGATGCATGTCGCGATCCATGTCGCCATTGCCGAGAACGGCGTGATCGGGCGGGACGGCGGGTTGCCCTGGCGGCTCTCCACCGACCTCAAGCGGTTCAAGGCCGACACGATGGGCAAGCCCATCATCATGGGCCGCAAGACCTATGAAGGCATCGGCCGGCCGCTGCCGGGCAGGCTGAACATCGTCGTCACCCGCGACAAGGCCTGGCGTGCCGAGGGCGTCGAGGTGGCGCATACGCTCGAAGCCGCGATCCAGCTGGCAACCGTGCGCGGACGCCGCATGACGGGCGTCGACGAGGTCTGCATCATCGGCGGCGGCGAAATCTATGCCCAGGCGCTGCCGCTGGCCGAGCGCCTGCACGTGACCCATGTGCTGGCCGCCGTCGATGGCGACGCGCATTTCCCGCCGATCGACCCTGATGCATGGCAAGTGGTCAGTTCGCGGGAGATTGCGTCAGGAGAAAAGGACAGCCATGCGACGCGCTATACGGTTTATGAGCGCCGCCGCGAGATAGTTTGAAGATAAAGGACGACAAAGGGTCGCTACCGGCCCAAAACGGATGAAGTCGGCGGCGCATCGCGTTGAAAGCGCGCCGTGGCGTCCCTATAGAAGAACGACACTGGATTTGCGCCGTAACCGCGGCGCTTGAGGGAATTCCAAGCGAAAGGACATTCATGCCCTGGAACGACAAAGGTGGCGGAGGCGGCGGCCCGTGGGGTGGCGGCGGTAACAATCAGGGACCCTGGGGGCAGGGACCGAAGGGGCCAAGCGGCCCGCAGGGGTCGCCTCCCGACCTCGAGGACATCATTCGCCGTGGCCAGGATCGGCTGCGGCGCGCGCTGCCCGGCGGCGGTGGCGCCAGTCCGGCGGTGTTCGGCCTGATTGCCGCGGTGCTGGTTGTTCTGTGGGCCTTCCAGGCGGTCTATACCGTGCAGCCCGACGAGGTCGCGGTCGAACTGCGCTTCGGCAAGCCGAAGGCCGAGCTTTCCCAGCCAGGCCTGCATTTCCACTGGTGGCCTCTCGAGACCGTCGAGACGGCGAAGATTTCAGAGCAGCTTGTCGACATTGGCGGCGGCAATACCAGCGGCAACGGGCTGATGCTCTCGGGCGACCAGAATATCGTCAATGTGCAGTTTTCGGTGGCCTACCAGGTCTCCGATCCCCGCGCTTACCTGTTCGACGTCTCCGACCCGGACGGCATGCTGCGGCAGGTTGCCGAGAGCGCCATGCGCGAAGCCGTCGGCCGCCGGCCGGCGCAGGACATTTTCCGCGACGATCGCCAGGGCATCGCGGCCTCGGTGCGCGAGATCATCCAGACGACGCTGGACGGCTACAAGGCCGGTCTCAACGTCAACGCCGTCTCCATCGAGGATGCGGCACCGCCACGCGAGGTGGCAGATGCGTTCGACGAGGTGCAGCGCGCCGAGCAGGACGAGGACAAGTTCGTCGAGCAGGCCAATCAGTATTCCAACCAGAAGCTCGGCCAGGCACGCGGCGAGGCGGCCCAGGTCCGCGAAGACGCGGCCGCCTACAAAAACCGTGTGGTGCAGGAAGCCGAAGGTGAGGCGCAGCGCTTCATCTCGGTCTACGACGAATATGCCAAAGCCCCCGATGTCACGCGCAAACGCCTTTATCTGGAAACCATGGAGAGGGTTCTGAAGGACTCGAGCAAGGTCATCGTCGAGCAGAACAACGGACAGGGTGTCTTGCCTTATCTGCCGCTGCCCGCATTGCAGCCGAAACCGCCAGCACCGGCCGCGCCCGCCGCGAACACGGGAGGTACCAAGTGATGGCCAACCGTCTTCCCATCGTCGTCGCCGTGGCGGCGGTCGTCCTGTTCCTGATCTATTCCTCGGTCTTCGTGGTCAATGCGCGCCAGCAGGCGCTGGTGCTCCGCTTCGGTGAGATCGTCGACGTCAAGAGCGAGCCCGGTATCTACTTCAAGGCGCCGTTCTCGTTCTTCGACGCGGATACGGTGCAACTGATCGAAAACAGGGTGCTGCGCTTCGACCTCGACAACATCCGTGTCCAGGTCTCGGGCGGCAAATTCTATGAAGTCGATGCCTTCATCGCCTATCGCATCTCGGATCCGCGCGTCTTCCGGGCCGCCGTGTCCGGTCAGATCGAACTGGCCGAAGCGCGGCTCAGGACGCGTCTCGACGCTGCCCTGC is a window from the Mesorhizobium australicum WSM2073 genome containing:
- the modB gene encoding molybdate ABC transporter permease subunit, with amino-acid sequence MSWLLDLTPDEWNAVRLSIKVATVAMLASLPPGIAIALLLARGQFWGKTLLNGVVHLPLILPPVVTGYLLLLTFGKRGPAGAFLAEHFGIVFSFRWTGAALACGVMGFPLMVRAIRLSIEAVDRKMEAAAGTLGANPLWVFGTITVPLILPGLIAGAILSFAKAMGEFGATITFVSNIPGETQTLPSAIYTFTQVPGGDEGALRLTLISIVISMAALVASEVLARRVGRRMDIE
- the modC gene encoding molybdenum ABC transporter ATP-binding protein, with the translated sequence MSVLVDIGHRLGDFAIDARFESAGRLTALFGPSGSGKTTLINMIAGLIRPDKGRIEVDGRVLADTGAGIFVPRHKRRIGMVFQDARLFPHMSVMSNLRYGRWFTPAAERYADMDAVVELLGIGPLLGRRPAKLSGGEKQRVAIGRALLASPRLLLMDEPLASLDEARKAEILPYIERLRDETKIPIVYVSHSVAEVARLASDVVMLARGKVTASGPTDAVMQRLDLLPVEERGEGGAVLDTKVLRHEEAFGMTVLGSAAGEIRVPRLGMKAGAPVRIRIRARDVMIAAEKPTGLSALNILPGTIVAISPGEGPTVEIGIDCNGATVLARITEQSRQALKLRLGGKVFAVVKTVSFDRGNTGAGLPLDVDG
- a CDS encoding winged helix-turn-helix domain-containing protein, with amino-acid sequence MPSLSLRINLDPDGRIGPGKIELLEHIATFGSISAAARGMEMSYKHAWDLVEDMNRVFGKPLVAAQTGGRKGGGAQLTTVGLAVVSRFRAIERAASAAAATHMDALQSEIEAG
- the cobF gene encoding precorrin-6A synthase (deacetylating), translated to MRKLLVIGIGAGNPDHMTVQAIAGLNRADVLFIPDKGTDKTDLANLRRGICDRFVTNPASRRVEFDVPVRAEPTSSYRSTVDDWHEAIAAIYEGLIRDEISGGGCGAFLIWGDPSLYDSALRILERVRSRGNVAFDLEVIPGITAVQALAASHKTALNRIGDPVLITTGRRLTEEGMPDNAGSAVVMLDGKCAFNTLADRDLFIQWGAYLGTPDEIIISGRLGDVGAEIERRRDEARRKKGWIMDTYLLRKPE
- a CDS encoding DUF4424 domain-containing protein — translated: MLRSVLALALALSAAPAMANDSVAELGTGGLILSRSDAVAMQSEDLFISPEKVTVDYVFHNNTDKDVEAIVAFPMPDISGDPEEMPAIPENQSDNFLGFEVTIDGVAAKPQLEQKVLALGIDIGADLKAQNVPFNPFGDAAKAALAKLPQGVADDWVNRGIIIGDSTADSGQKPVYSPFWQLRSTYWWRAAFPANKDVHVSHRYKPSVGGTSSVSFFNEGQFQNSYAAYKSRYCMDDTFENAVRKAAKDNPDGYPKFYESRIAYILTTGGNWAAGTIGKFKLTIDKGNPKALVSFCGDNVKKVGPTRFEMKANDFYPEHDIDILLLVPSDSNGGDAN
- a CDS encoding dihydrofolate reductase, with translation MHVAIHVAIAENGVIGRDGGLPWRLSTDLKRFKADTMGKPIIMGRKTYEGIGRPLPGRLNIVVTRDKAWRAEGVEVAHTLEAAIQLATVRGRRMTGVDEVCIIGGGEIYAQALPLAERLHVTHVLAAVDGDAHFPPIDPDAWQVVSSREIASGEKDSHATRYTVYERRREIV
- the hflK gene encoding FtsH protease activity modulator HflK, producing the protein MPWNDKGGGGGGPWGGGGNNQGPWGQGPKGPSGPQGSPPDLEDIIRRGQDRLRRALPGGGGASPAVFGLIAAVLVVLWAFQAVYTVQPDEVAVELRFGKPKAELSQPGLHFHWWPLETVETAKISEQLVDIGGGNTSGNGLMLSGDQNIVNVQFSVAYQVSDPRAYLFDVSDPDGMLRQVAESAMREAVGRRPAQDIFRDDRQGIAASVREIIQTTLDGYKAGLNVNAVSIEDAAPPREVADAFDEVQRAEQDEDKFVEQANQYSNQKLGQARGEAAQVREDAAAYKNRVVQEAEGEAQRFISVYDEYAKAPDVTRKRLYLETMERVLKDSSKVIVEQNNGQGVLPYLPLPALQPKPPAPAAPAANTGGTK